Proteins co-encoded in one Papaver somniferum cultivar HN1 chromosome 5, ASM357369v1, whole genome shotgun sequence genomic window:
- the LOC113281681 gene encoding beta-1,3-galactosyltransferase GALT1-like, whose product MKLSKMKKWSGGVLIASLFMLLVLRYGIMTGPIVGSPISNTFLNSTNPLEWLNSGYQPAVKNPESNTHVLTDVLVTSLFTPKNFSEEEQKSLKTWTYLSQLIGNVGVLPNAVEAIKEAKVAWDSLMTSVQEEKLNSTNESSQLKMKEKQCPPFLDKMNATEFGDSGYKLRIPCGLVQGSSVTIIGIPSGILGNFRIDLTGSPLPGEPDPPVVLHFNVRLHGDKITDDPVIVQNTWTLAHEWGEEERCPSPVSDNNKTVDGLHMCNEMVGKNDTQRFMGNKNYNSSQRSSMAQERFKPRQFFPFKQGHLSVATLRVGAEGLQMTVDGKHITSFAYRESLEPWLVSEVRISGDLKLVSVLASGLPISEDLDHIVDLESLRAPSLPRKSLDLFIGVFSTANNFKRRMAVRRSWMQYDAVRSGAVAVRFFVGLHKNQIVNEELWNEARTYGDTQLMPFVDYYSLITWKTLAICIFGTEVVSAKFVMKTDDDAFVRVDEVLSSLNRINVTQGLLYGLINSDSRPHRDTDSKWYITPEEWPEETYPPWAHGPGYVVSSDIAKTVYNSHTKGQLKMFKLEDVAMGIWIAEMKKKGLNIKYDHDDRIHNEGCKDGYVVAHYQGPRELLCLWEKLQEHQRAVCCGER is encoded by the exons ATGAAATTATCAAAAATGAAGAAGTGGTCTGGAGGTGTTCTAATTGCATCACTCTTCATGTTGCTGGTTCTGAGGTATGGCATTATGACAGGTCCAATTGTGGGGAGTCCTATTTCAAACACGTTCTTGAATTCAACAAATCCTCTTGAGTGGTTGAATTCTGGGTATCAACCGGCAGTCAAAAATCCAGAATCTAATACACATGTTCTCACCGATGTCTTAGTAACCAGTCTTTTCACGCCAAAGAATTTTTCTGAGGAAGAACAAAAATCTTTGAAGACATGGACCTACTTGAGCCAATTGATAGGTAATGTTGGGGTTTTACCAAATGCGGTTGAAGCTATAAAAGAAGCTAAAGTTGCATGGGATAGTCTTATGACTTCAGTTCAAGAGGAAAAACTCAATTCTACTAATGAAAGTTCACAGCTGAAGATGAAAGAGAAACAATGTCCTCCTTTTCTTGATAAAATGAATGCCACGGAATTTGGTGACAGTGGATACAAATTACGTATTCCTTGTGGTCTGGTTCAAGGCTCTTCTGTTACAATCATTGGTATTCCAAGTGGAATTCTTGGCAATTTTCGTATCGACTTAACAGGTTCGCCCCTTCCAGGGGAGCCAGATCCTCCTGTTGTATTGCATTTCAATGTCCGCCTCCACGGTGATAAGATAACCGATGATCCTGTGATTGTCCAAAATACATGGACACTAGCTCATGAATGGGGTGAAGAGGAGCGATGTCCTTCTCCTGTTAGTGACAATAATAAGACAG TGgacggattacatatgtgcaatgAGATGGTGGGTAAAAATGACACCCAGAGGTTTATGGGTAATAAGAATTACAATAGCTCACAGCGGTCTTCCATGGCACAGGAGAGATTCAAACCACGGCAATTTTTCCCTTTCAAACAAGGGCATCTCTCTGTTGCTACTCTTAGGGTGGGTGCAGAAGGGTTGCAGATGACAGTTGATGGAAAACACATAACTTCTTTTGCTTACCGTGAG AGTCTGGAGCCATGGCTTGTTAGTGAAGTAAGGATTTCTGGAGACCTGAAGTTAGTGTCTGTTCTTGCCAGTGGTTTACCCATATCAGAAGATTTAGACCACATAGTGGACCTTGAATCACTCAGAGCACCTTCTCTACCTCGCAAGTCGCTGGATCTCTTTATTGGTGTTTTCTCTACTGCCAACAATTTCAAACGAAGGATGGCTGTTAGGAGATCATGGATGCAGTATGATGCAGTTCGGTCAGGAGCTGTTGCAGTGCGTTTCTTTGTTGGTCTG CACAAAAATCAGATTGTGAACGAAGAACTCTGGAATGAAGCACGAACCTATGGAGATACTCAGTTGATGCCTTTTGTTGATTATTATAGCCTAATCACTTGGAAGACGTTAGCCATTTGCATCTTTGGG ACGGAGGTTGTTTCAGCAAAATTTGTTATGAAGACGGATGATGATGCATTTGTTCGTGTAGACGAAGTACTTTCATCTTTGAATAGGATTAATGTGACTCAGGGGTTACTGTATGGTTTAATTAATTCCGACTCCCGTCCACATCGGGATACTGACAGCAAATGGTATATTACTCCAGAG GAATGGCCAGAAGAAACCTATCCTCCTTGGGCTCATGGTCCTGGTTATGTTGTTTCAAGTGACATAGCAAAGACAGTCTACAACAGTCATACCAAAGGCCAATTGAAG ATGTTCAAATTAGAAGATGTCGCGATGGGTATCTGGATTGCAGAGATGAAGAAAAAAGGATTAAATATTAAGTATGATCATGATGACAGGATCCACAACGAAGGTTGCAAAGATGGGTATGTTGTTGCCCACTACCAAGGTCCCAGAGAGCTACTCTGTCTTTGggaaaagcttcaagaacaccaaCGGGCCGTATGCTGTGGTGAGAGATAG